The genomic window GGCCTATCAACGCTCGCTGGTGCTGAGCCTTTGCATCCCGGTTAAACAGGGGATAATTGAATCGAATGCCTGCAAGGGCGTCATAGCTGTCTTTATCAAGACTGCTAATGGATTTGCCGAATGAATTTGCGTAACCGCTTTTACCAAGTGTTACAAAAAGATCCATTAGTGGAAGCAACCCGTTTTTAGTTTGGACAAGATCTAAATCACCGCGCAGAATTTTTAACCTGGCTTCGTTTAAAATTGGACTCATACGCATTGACACGGCTACATGAAGCTCAATATTTTCAAGTTTGATATCAGGCAGGGTTGGCTGATAGATTAGATTGATTTCCCGCGTCCACAGACCGGGGCCCGCAGGATTCAGTAGTCGCAGCAGTTTTAAACGGGTAGTTTCTTTATTGCTTCCGGCATCAATCAGTGCCTGTTCTTGTCCGGCAACCTCGGCTTGAACAGCTGCTAATTCAGACTTGGCCAATCGGCCGACCTCGATCAGTTCTTTTGTTTCATTTAGCTGCTGACGGGCCACCTTAAGGGATTCTTCAACAATCTCGATCTGACGTCCGGCAAGTGCATAATCCCAAAAGGTTTGTTCCACTTCAGCTATCAGAGATTCTGTAAAACCTCTCAATTCGTATTCGGACATGCGCGTATCAAGGCGAGCCTGTTGCAATCGGGCGAGGTTGACATCCGTTCCGTAACCTTTGAGAAGTGCCTGAGTAATTGTCATCCCTAAACGGGTTGAGTAAAAGTTGTCCTGATACAAGGTGGAAGCCGTCCGTTGCGTACTTCCCTCTATGGCAACTGTTGTGCCGGTAGAAAAAAACTTTTCAAGAGAAATAACACCGTCTGTAGTATCTCTGGTGAAACTCTCGGTTTCAGAACCGGATCTTGCAAGGCGTTCTGCTTCCTCTCTTCCGATAGAAAGTTCTGCATTTGTTTCCGGATCGAACACAGCTTTTTCCTGATCTT from Pseudomonadota bacterium includes these protein-coding regions:
- a CDS encoding TolC family protein; this translates as MYVQPEPIGKREEITLQTVLSSSLKITLTEAILLSLENNRSLVVERLNPSIKSTFEDQEKAVFDPETNAELSIGREEAERLARSGSETESFTRDTTDGVISLEKFFSTGTTVAIEGSTQRTASTLYQDNFYSTRLGMTITQALLKGYGTDVNLARLQQARLDTRMSEYELRGFTESLIAEVEQTFWDYALAGRQIEIVEESLKVARQQLNETKELIEVGRLAKSELAAVQAEVAGQEQALIDAGSNKETTRLKLLRLLNPAGPGLWTREINLIYQPTLPDIKLENIELHVAVSMRMSPILNEARLKILRGDLDLVQTKNGLLPLMDLFVTLGKSGYANSFGKSISSLDKDSYDALAGIRFNYPLFNRDAKAQHQRALIGREQSGKALENLSQLVEVDVHTAYIEVKRSKKQIAASTATRRFNEEKHRIETEKLRVGKSTSFLVAQAQRDLLASRIAEVRALANYLQALVDLYRLDGSLLERKGISVPGKETVTLLKEQRK